From a single Pseudomonas sp. A34-9 genomic region:
- a CDS encoding ABC transporter permease produces the protein MSHSSSVRQEFETVLEPLTSVPVERELPLGQRLWQQGWLRKSLILILLAVIWEIVARLQNNDLLLPSFVQTSHALYDGLLSGELLGKVWISLVVLLKGYLIGIVLAFALTTLAVSTQFGRDLLSTLTSMFNPLPAIALLPLALLWFGLGQNSLIFVLVHSVLWALALNTYAGFLGVSETLRMAGRNYGLKGMRFVLFILIPAALPSILAGLKIGWAFAWRTLIAAELVFGATSGKGGLGWYIFQNRNELYTDKVFAGLAVVILIGLLVENLVFDTLERVTVKRWGMQR, from the coding sequence ATGAGCCATTCATCATCTGTACGACAAGAGTTTGAAACCGTGCTGGAGCCGCTGACCAGCGTACCGGTCGAGCGCGAGTTGCCGCTCGGCCAGCGTCTGTGGCAACAGGGTTGGCTACGTAAAAGCCTGATCCTGATTTTGCTCGCGGTCATCTGGGAAATCGTTGCCCGGTTACAGAACAATGATTTGCTGCTGCCGAGCTTTGTGCAGACCAGTCATGCGCTGTACGACGGTCTGCTCAGCGGCGAGTTGCTGGGCAAGGTGTGGATATCGTTGGTGGTGCTGCTCAAGGGCTATCTGATCGGTATCGTGTTGGCGTTTGCCCTGACCACGCTGGCGGTGTCGACTCAGTTTGGACGGGATCTGCTGAGCACGCTGACCTCAATGTTCAACCCGCTGCCGGCGATTGCCTTGCTGCCGTTGGCCCTGCTGTGGTTTGGACTGGGGCAGAACAGTCTGATTTTTGTGCTGGTGCATTCGGTGCTGTGGGCGCTGGCGCTGAACACCTACGCCGGGTTTCTCGGCGTTTCGGAAACCCTGCGCATGGCCGGGCGCAACTACGGGCTCAAGGGCATGCGCTTTGTGTTGTTCATCCTGATTCCGGCGGCACTGCCATCGATTCTCGCCGGGCTGAAAATCGGCTGGGCGTTTGCCTGGCGCACGTTGATCGCGGCTGAACTGGTGTTCGGGGCGACCAGCGGCAAGGGTGGCCTGGGCTGGTACATCTTTCAGAATCGCAATGAGCTGTACACCGACAAGGTGTTTGCCGGGCTGGCCGTGGTGATCCTGATTGGTTTGCTGGTGGAGAATCTGGTTTTTGACACTTTGGAGCGGGTGACGGTGAAGCGCTGGGGCATGCAGCGCTGA
- a CDS encoding MFS transporter has protein sequence MTSLTVTAPIAAASPAKAATPPVFGARIIIGLVGVLLAVLVSGLNEMVTKVALADIRGALNIGYDEGTWLVASYTATSVAAMAFAPWCSVTFSLRRFTLCAISLFTSLGVLCPFAPNYESLLLMRTLQGLAGGALPPMLMTVALRFLPANFKLYGLAGYALTATFGPGLGTPLAGLWTEYVGWQWTFWQIIVPCLIAMVMVAYGIPQDPLRLERLKAFNWKGLLLGFPAICMLVIGLLQGNRLDWFESNLICALLGSGSLLLVAFLINEWSQPIPFFKLQMLGIRNLSFALMTLAGVLVVLQAVVLIPSSYLAQIQGYRPVQTAPIMLIAALPQLIALPLVAALCNLRWVDCRWVLGIGLSMLTLSCLGGSLLTSEWIRDNFYVLQWLQIFGQPMSVLPLLMLSTGSIQPMDGPFASAWFNSVKGLAAVVATGVIEALTTARLHFHSTMLVDSLGNSPLADHSDPGLAHRLHEQAVVLTSSDLYLCMAGVAVALILLIFWLPTRIFPPRAPT, from the coding sequence ATGACATCCCTGACGGTCACGGCGCCCATCGCTGCGGCCAGCCCGGCAAAGGCGGCGACGCCACCGGTGTTCGGGGCGCGGATCATCATTGGCCTGGTCGGCGTGCTGCTGGCGGTGCTGGTGTCGGGCCTCAACGAGATGGTGACCAAGGTCGCCCTGGCCGATATTCGCGGCGCGCTGAACATCGGTTACGACGAAGGCACCTGGCTGGTCGCCAGTTACACCGCCACCTCGGTCGCGGCCATGGCGTTCGCGCCGTGGTGTTCGGTGACGTTCTCGCTACGTCGTTTCACGCTCTGCGCGATCAGCCTGTTCACGTCGCTTGGCGTGCTCTGTCCATTTGCCCCGAATTACGAAAGCCTGCTGCTGATGCGTACCCTGCAAGGTCTGGCCGGTGGTGCGTTGCCGCCGATGCTGATGACCGTCGCCCTGCGCTTTCTGCCGGCCAACTTCAAACTCTATGGCTTGGCCGGTTACGCGCTTACCGCCACCTTTGGCCCGGGGCTCGGCACGCCGCTGGCCGGGTTGTGGACCGAATATGTCGGCTGGCAATGGACGTTCTGGCAAATCATCGTGCCGTGCCTGATCGCCATGGTCATGGTCGCTTACGGCATCCCGCAGGATCCGCTGCGCCTTGAGCGCCTCAAAGCGTTCAACTGGAAAGGCCTGCTGCTGGGTTTCCCGGCGATCTGCATGCTGGTGATCGGCCTGTTGCAAGGCAATCGGCTGGACTGGTTCGAGTCGAACCTGATCTGCGCGCTGCTCGGTTCGGGATCGCTGCTGCTGGTGGCGTTTCTGATCAACGAGTGGTCGCAGCCGATTCCGTTCTTCAAGTTGCAGATGCTCGGTATCCGCAACCTGTCGTTCGCACTGATGACTCTGGCCGGCGTGCTTGTTGTGTTGCAGGCGGTGGTGTTGATTCCGTCGAGCTATCTGGCGCAAATACAGGGTTATCGCCCGGTGCAGACCGCGCCGATCATGCTGATTGCGGCGCTGCCACAGTTGATTGCGCTGCCGCTGGTGGCGGCACTGTGCAACCTGCGTTGGGTCGATTGCCGCTGGGTGCTGGGGATTGGCTTGAGCATGCTGACGCTGTCCTGCCTCGGTGGATCGCTGCTGACCTCGGAGTGGATTCGCGACAATTTCTACGTCCTGCAATGGCTGCAGATCTTCGGCCAGCCGATGTCGGTGTTGCCGCTGTTGATGCTCTCGACCGGCAGCATTCAGCCGATGGATGGGCCGTTTGCCTCGGCGTGGTTCAACAGCGTGAAAGGCCTGGCGGCGGTGGTGGCCACCGGGGTGATCGAGGCGCTGACCACGGCCCGTCTGCATTTTCACTCGACCATGTTGGTCGACAGCCTCGGCAACTCGCCACTGGCCGATCACAGCGATCCGGGCCTTGCCCATCGCTTGCACGAACAGGCTGTGGTGCTGACTTCTTCCGATCTTTATCTGTGCATGGCCGGCGTCGCAGTGGCGCTGATCCTGCTGATTTTCTGGCTGCCGACGCGGATCTTTCCGCCGCGCGCGCCGACCTGA
- a CDS encoding HlyD family secretion protein: MTTQAKQKLAVAVAAALAVGVLLYLAVPGLFGKRTQQNTNDAFVSADFTLVVPRVAGFIKEVLVEDNQQVKAGQLLALIDDRDLRAAAEAADAQTLVARAQLQNAKATLERQTSVIAQAQASVVSAKAEMAFAQQELNRYNHLAGVGAGTVQNAQQARTRIDQATARLDTATAKLAAERKQVDILTAQRDAAEGSLKHAQAALEIASFELSYTRITAPQDGMVGERAMRVGAYVTPGSKLLAVVPLKQAYVVANFQETQLTDVQPGQPVQVRVDSLGGEALNGRVESIAPATGVTFAAVKPDNATGNFTKVVQRIPVKIMLAPGQPLAERLRVGMSVEASIDTRSSATSVREVTQR, encoded by the coding sequence ATGACGACTCAAGCAAAGCAAAAACTCGCGGTCGCCGTGGCGGCCGCACTGGCGGTCGGCGTGCTGCTGTATCTGGCAGTGCCGGGCCTGTTTGGCAAACGTACTCAGCAAAACACCAACGATGCGTTCGTCTCCGCTGATTTCACTTTGGTAGTGCCGCGCGTGGCCGGATTCATCAAGGAAGTGTTGGTGGAAGATAACCAGCAAGTGAAGGCCGGGCAGTTGCTGGCGCTGATCGATGATCGAGATCTACGTGCCGCCGCCGAAGCCGCTGATGCGCAAACGCTGGTCGCCCGTGCGCAGTTGCAGAACGCCAAAGCGACGCTGGAGCGCCAGACGTCGGTGATTGCCCAGGCGCAGGCTTCGGTCGTGTCGGCCAAGGCTGAAATGGCCTTCGCCCAGCAGGAACTGAATCGCTACAACCACCTCGCCGGCGTCGGTGCCGGCACCGTGCAGAACGCGCAACAGGCGCGCACGCGCATCGATCAGGCCACGGCGCGTCTCGACACGGCCACGGCGAAACTGGCGGCCGAGCGCAAGCAGGTCGACATTCTCACCGCGCAACGGGATGCGGCCGAAGGCAGTTTGAAACACGCGCAAGCGGCGCTGGAAATCGCCAGTTTCGAACTTTCCTATACGCGCATCACTGCACCGCAGGACGGCATGGTCGGCGAGCGTGCGATGCGGGTCGGCGCGTATGTGACGCCGGGCAGCAAGTTGCTGGCGGTGGTGCCATTGAAGCAGGCCTACGTGGTCGCCAATTTTCAGGAAACCCAACTGACGGACGTGCAGCCGGGGCAGCCAGTGCAAGTGCGCGTCGACAGCCTCGGTGGCGAGGCCCTGAATGGTCGCGTCGAAAGTATTGCGCCGGCCACCGGTGTGACCTTCGCGGCGGTGAAGCCGGACAATGCCACCGGCAACTTCACCAAAGTGGTGCAACGGATTCCGGTGAAGATTATGCTGGCGCCGGGTCAGCCGTTGGCTGAGCGGTTGCGGGTGGGGATGTCGGTGGAGGCGAGTATTGATACCCGCAGTTCGGCGACGTCGGTGCGTGAGGTGACTCAGCGATGA
- a CDS encoding ABC transporter substrate-binding protein: MSKRLPFAPLAAAIGLGFSLIAGSLVAPTVAHAEGEIRIAEQFGIVYLLLNVVRDQGLIEKYGKQEGLDIKVDWTQLSGGAAVNDALLSGSIDIAGAGVGPLLTIWDRTHGKQNVKAVASLGNFPYYLVSNNPKVKTIADFTEKDRIAVPAVGVSVQSRFLQYAAAKQWGDKEFNRLDKYTIAVPHPDATAALIAGGTELTGHFSNPPFQDQALQNPNVHVVLNSYDILGPNSPTVLFATEKFRNDNPKTYKAFVEALTEAAQFAQNDKGAAADTYIRVTKAKIDRAELLKIIDNPQFEFSVTPKNTYPLAEFLYRVGAIKNKPESWKDYFFQDAKPLQGS; encoded by the coding sequence ATGTCCAAACGTCTTCCATTTGCACCGCTGGCCGCCGCCATTGGCCTCGGTTTCAGCCTGATCGCCGGCAGCCTGGTGGCGCCGACCGTGGCCCACGCCGAAGGTGAAATCCGTATCGCCGAACAGTTCGGCATTGTCTATTTATTGCTCAACGTGGTGCGTGATCAGGGATTGATCGAGAAGTACGGCAAGCAGGAAGGCCTCGACATCAAGGTCGACTGGACGCAGCTTTCCGGCGGCGCGGCGGTCAACGATGCGCTGCTCTCCGGCTCCATCGACATAGCCGGCGCTGGTGTTGGCCCGTTGCTGACCATCTGGGATCGCACCCACGGCAAGCAGAACGTCAAAGCCGTGGCCTCGCTGGGCAACTTCCCTTATTACCTGGTGAGCAACAATCCCAAGGTAAAAACCATCGCCGATTTCACCGAGAAGGATCGCATCGCGGTGCCGGCGGTTGGGGTGTCGGTGCAGTCGCGCTTCCTGCAATACGCGGCGGCCAAGCAATGGGGCGACAAGGAATTCAATCGCCTCGACAAGTACACCATCGCCGTTCCGCACCCGGATGCCACGGCGGCGTTGATCGCCGGCGGCACCGAACTGACCGGGCATTTCTCCAATCCACCGTTCCAGGATCAGGCGTTGCAGAACCCGAATGTGCACGTAGTGCTGAACTCCTACGACATCCTCGGCCCGAACTCGCCAACCGTGCTGTTCGCCACCGAGAAATTCCGTAACGACAACCCGAAGACCTACAAGGCTTTCGTCGAGGCCCTGACCGAAGCCGCGCAATTCGCCCAGAACGATAAAGGTGCAGCCGCTGATACCTACATCCGCGTGACCAAAGCCAAAATCGACCGCGCCGAACTGCTGAAAATCATCGACAACCCGCAATTCGAATTCAGCGTCACGCCGAAAAATACCTATCCACTGGCCGAATTCCTCTATCGCGTCGGCGCGATCAAGAACAAACCTGAATCGTGGAAGGACTACTTCTTCCAGGACGCCAAGCCGCTGCAAGGGAGCTGA
- a CDS encoding LysR family transcriptional regulator, with the protein MQLPDMNLLVALDALLDEGSVVGAARRMNLSPAAMSRTLTRIREAIGDPILVRAGRGLVPTPKALELREQVRDVVEQAALLFRSADDVELSTLRRRFSIRANDFFIGVYGGKLFDTLDQQAPHCELRFVPEGDGDDEALREGRIDLSVSNTRPVSPEVKVQNLFSTHFVGLVREDHPLLEGEITAERYAGFSHISMSRRGIARGPIDTALNALGLERRVAVIAPSFHAAMFALPDSDLILPVPKEALLSVRRLGLKLRSFNLPIPLPTMMLTQAWHPRFDKDPAHRWLRETLKTCCDETWLAAQP; encoded by the coding sequence ATGCAACTCCCGGACATGAACCTTCTGGTCGCCCTCGACGCCTTGCTCGACGAGGGCAGTGTGGTCGGCGCCGCGCGGCGAATGAACCTCAGCCCGGCAGCCATGAGCCGCACCCTGACGCGCATCCGCGAAGCCATCGGCGATCCCATTCTGGTGCGCGCCGGTCGCGGTCTGGTGCCAACGCCCAAGGCCTTGGAACTGCGTGAACAGGTGCGCGATGTGGTCGAGCAGGCGGCGCTGTTGTTCCGCTCGGCGGACGACGTGGAGCTGAGCACCTTGCGCCGCCGTTTCAGCATTCGCGCCAACGACTTTTTTATCGGCGTGTACGGCGGCAAGTTGTTCGACACCCTCGACCAACAGGCCCCGCATTGCGAGCTGCGCTTCGTCCCGGAGGGCGACGGTGACGATGAAGCGCTGCGTGAAGGGCGGATCGATCTGAGTGTCAGCAACACCCGACCGGTCAGTCCGGAAGTCAAAGTGCAGAACCTCTTCTCCACGCATTTCGTTGGGCTGGTGCGTGAGGATCATCCGTTGCTCGAAGGCGAAATCACCGCCGAACGTTATGCCGGGTTTTCCCATATCAGCATGTCGCGCCGGGGCATTGCCCGTGGCCCTATCGACACAGCGTTGAATGCGTTGGGCCTGGAACGGCGGGTGGCGGTGATCGCGCCGAGTTTCCACGCGGCGATGTTTGCCTTGCCCGATTCCGACCTGATTTTGCCGGTACCCAAGGAAGCGCTACTCAGCGTGCGACGGTTGGGATTGAAGTTGCGCTCGTTCAACCTGCCGATCCCGTTGCCGACCATGATGCTGACCCAGGCCTGGCACCCGCGCTTCGACAAGGACCCGGCGCACCGTTGGCTGCGCGAAACCCTCAAGACTTGTTGCGACGAGACCTGGCTGGCCGCGCAACCCTGA
- a CDS encoding HlyD family type I secretion periplasmic adaptor subunit: protein MLLKSGFKDSIRRYFKGSASLQGQPLPEVNKALIEDAPRVVRLTIWAIIGFFVFLLLWANFAVIDEVTKGDGKAIPSSKIQKIQNLEGGIISELFVKEGQIVEAGAPLIRLDDTRFASNVGETEADRLSMLLRVERLSAEVDDRPLNFPEDVLKAVPGQAKSEESLYISRRQQLHDEIGGLQEQLIQRQQELREFGSKQAQYRQQLGLQRQEINMSEPLVAQGAVSPVEVLRLKRAEVETRGQLDATTLAIPRAESAIKEVQRKIDETRGKFRSEALTQLNEARTDLNKASATGKALEDRVSRTLVTSPVRGIVNKLLVNTIGGVIQPGSDMVEIVPLDDTLLVEAKIRPQDIAFLHPGQEAIVKFTAYDYTIYGGLKAKLEQIGADTITDEDKKTTYYIIKVRTERSHLGTDEKPLLIIPGMVASVDIITGKKSVLSYLLKPIIRARAEALHER from the coding sequence GTGTTGCTTAAGTCGGGTTTCAAGGATTCGATCCGTCGCTACTTCAAAGGCTCGGCATCACTGCAGGGCCAGCCGCTGCCGGAGGTCAACAAAGCGCTGATCGAAGACGCCCCGCGCGTCGTGCGCCTGACCATCTGGGCAATCATCGGCTTCTTCGTCTTCCTGCTGCTGTGGGCCAATTTCGCCGTGATCGACGAAGTGACCAAGGGCGACGGCAAGGCGATTCCATCGTCGAAGATCCAGAAAATCCAGAACCTTGAGGGCGGGATCATCTCTGAGCTGTTCGTCAAGGAAGGCCAGATCGTTGAAGCCGGCGCACCGCTGATTCGTCTCGACGACACGCGATTCGCCTCCAACGTCGGTGAAACCGAAGCCGATCGTTTGTCGATGCTGCTGCGCGTAGAACGCCTCAGCGCCGAGGTCGATGATCGTCCGCTGAATTTCCCCGAGGACGTGCTCAAGGCCGTGCCGGGCCAGGCGAAAAGCGAAGAGTCGCTGTACATCAGCCGCCGTCAGCAACTGCACGACGAGATTGGTGGTTTGCAGGAGCAGTTGATCCAGCGTCAGCAAGAGCTGCGCGAATTCGGCTCCAAGCAAGCGCAGTATCGTCAGCAACTCGGCTTGCAGCGTCAGGAAATCAACATGTCCGAGCCGCTGGTGGCGCAGGGCGCGGTGTCCCCGGTGGAGGTCTTGCGTCTCAAGCGTGCCGAGGTGGAAACCCGCGGTCAGCTGGATGCAACGACGCTGGCCATCCCGCGTGCCGAATCGGCGATCAAGGAAGTGCAGCGCAAGATCGACGAGACGCGCGGCAAATTCCGCAGCGAAGCGCTGACCCAACTCAATGAGGCGCGCACCGACCTGAACAAGGCCAGCGCGACCGGCAAGGCACTGGAAGACCGCGTCAGCCGTACGCTGGTGACCTCGCCGGTGCGCGGCATCGTCAACAAGTTGCTGGTCAACACCATCGGCGGCGTGATCCAGCCGGGCAGCGACATGGTCGAAATCGTCCCGCTGGACGACACCTTGCTGGTCGAAGCGAAGATCCGTCCGCAGGACATCGCGTTCCTGCATCCGGGGCAGGAAGCGATCGTCAAGTTCACCGCGTACGACTACACCATCTACGGCGGGCTCAAAGCCAAGCTTGAGCAAATCGGTGCCGACACCATTACCGACGAAGACAAGAAAACCACTTACTACATCATCAAGGTACGCACTGAGCGCAGCCACTTGGGCACCGATGAAAAGCCATTGCTGATCATCCCGGGGATGGTGGCGTCGGTGGACATCATTACCGGCAAGAAGTCGGTGCTGAGCTATCTGCTCAAGCCGATCATTCGGGCGCGGGCCGAGGCGTTGCACGAGCGATAG
- a CDS encoding type I secretion system permease/ATPase, which yields MESEVSRVHLSHDPRALHDDPLLDGLLALCMLHQKPASAAMLTTGLPLPKQRLSVELLPRAAARAGLQGRVLQRKLEEIPAIAMPALLLLKDGRSAVLLGWQGDNEARVLLSETDGGESIVSRELLTDDYTGKVFFAQPQHKFDVNHGTLIPRARSWFRDTLKRSRWLYADAIAASFLINIIAMAAPLFVMNVYDRVVPNQAEATLWVLALGITGAYIFDLILKSLRALCLDLAGKKTDLIISATLFERIVGMAMKYRPARVGSFAQNIHEFQSLRDFLASLTLTSLIDLPFTILIFIVIAILGGHLVWIPVLAFPIALLIGYALQKPLVATMERTMALGAERQSSLIETLAGLDAVKVNNAESERQYQWEQTIGTLSRLELRVKMLSGLAMNITLLIQQLAGVIMIVFGVYQIIAGNLSMGGLIACYMLSGRALSPLASLSGLLTRYQQARVTMTSVDQMMELPQERNFEERPLSRKVLQGAIECRQLNFTYPEQQNPALKNINLVIRPGEKIGIIGRSGSGKSSLAKLLVGLYQPDDGALLVDGVDIRQIDVSELRYNIGYVPQDIQLLAGTLRDNLVSGARYVEDELVLQAAELAGVHEFARLHPQGYELQVGERGQNLSGGQRQNVALARALLLNPPILLMDEPTSAMDNTGEERLKQRLAAVIENKTVVLVTHRASLLSLVDRLLVIDRGQILADGPKAAVMEALKKGQISVA from the coding sequence GTGGAATCAGAAGTCAGTCGAGTTCATCTCAGTCATGATCCACGCGCGTTGCACGACGATCCGTTACTGGACGGTCTGCTCGCCCTTTGCATGCTGCATCAGAAACCCGCCAGTGCGGCGATGCTGACCACCGGTCTGCCGCTGCCCAAACAACGCCTGAGTGTCGAGTTGCTGCCCCGCGCGGCGGCTCGTGCCGGCCTGCAAGGTCGGGTGCTGCAGCGCAAACTGGAAGAGATTCCGGCGATCGCCATGCCGGCCTTGTTGCTGCTCAAGGATGGCCGCAGCGCCGTCCTGCTCGGCTGGCAGGGTGACAATGAAGCACGTGTGCTGCTCAGCGAAACCGACGGCGGCGAGTCCATTGTCAGCCGTGAATTGCTGACCGACGACTACACCGGCAAAGTCTTCTTCGCCCAGCCGCAGCACAAATTCGACGTCAATCACGGCACGCTGATTCCGCGTGCGCGCTCGTGGTTCCGCGACACCCTCAAGCGTTCGCGCTGGCTGTACGCCGATGCGATTGCCGCGAGTTTCCTGATCAACATCATCGCCATGGCCGCGCCGCTGTTCGTGATGAACGTCTACGACCGCGTCGTGCCGAACCAGGCCGAAGCGACCCTGTGGGTTCTCGCCCTGGGCATCACTGGCGCCTACATCTTCGACCTGATCCTCAAAAGTCTGCGCGCCCTGTGCCTGGACCTGGCCGGGAAGAAAACCGACCTGATCATCTCCGCGACGCTGTTCGAACGCATCGTCGGCATGGCGATGAAGTACCGCCCGGCGCGGGTCGGCAGTTTCGCGCAGAACATCCATGAGTTTCAGAGCCTGCGCGACTTCCTCGCCTCGCTGACCCTGACCAGCCTGATCGACCTGCCGTTCACCATCCTGATCTTCATCGTTATCGCCATTCTTGGCGGGCATCTGGTGTGGATTCCGGTGTTGGCCTTCCCGATTGCCCTGCTGATCGGTTATGCCTTGCAGAAGCCGTTGGTGGCCACCATGGAACGCACCATGGCCCTCGGCGCCGAGCGCCAGTCGAGCCTGATCGAAACCCTCGCCGGCCTCGACGCGGTCAAGGTCAACAACGCCGAGAGCGAACGTCAGTACCAATGGGAACAGACCATCGGCACCCTCAGCCGTCTAGAGCTGCGGGTGAAAATGCTTTCCGGTCTGGCGATGAACATCACCCTGCTGATCCAGCAACTGGCCGGGGTGATCATGATCGTCTTTGGCGTCTACCAGATCATCGCCGGCAACTTGAGCATGGGCGGTCTGATTGCCTGCTACATGCTCAGCGGTCGTGCCCTCAGCCCGCTGGCCTCGCTGTCCGGTCTATTGACCCGTTATCAGCAAGCCCGCGTGACCATGACTTCAGTCGACCAGATGATGGAGCTGCCGCAAGAGCGCAACTTCGAAGAGCGTCCGCTGAGCCGCAAGGTTTTGCAGGGCGCCATCGAGTGCCGCCAGCTCAACTTCACTTACCCGGAACAACAGAACCCGGCGTTGAAGAACATCAACCTGGTGATCCGCCCCGGCGAGAAGATCGGCATCATCGGCCGCAGCGGCTCGGGCAAGAGTTCGCTGGCGAAACTGCTGGTCGGCCTGTATCAGCCGGACGACGGCGCGCTGCTGGTCGACGGTGTGGATATCCGCCAGATCGACGTCAGCGAACTGCGCTACAACATTGGCTACGTGCCGCAAGACATCCAACTGCTGGCCGGCACCCTGCGTGACAACCTGGTCTCCGGCGCACGCTATGTAGAAGACGAGCTTGTCCTGCAGGCGGCGGAATTGGCCGGCGTCCACGAATTCGCCCGTCTGCACCCGCAAGGTTACGAGCTGCAAGTCGGTGAGCGCGGGCAGAACCTCTCCGGCGGCCAACGGCAGAACGTCGCGCTGGCCCGGGCCTTGTTGCTCAACCCGCCGATTTTGCTGATGGACGAGCCGACCAGTGCGATGGACAACACCGGTGAGGAACGCCTCAAGCAACGCCTCGCCGCCGTGATTGAAAACAAGACCGTGGTGCTGGTGACGCACCGGGCATCACTGTTGTCGCTGGTCGATCGTCTGCTGGTGATCGATCGTGGACAGATTCTCGCCGATGGCCCGAAAGCCGCCGTGATGGAAGCGTTGAAGAAGGGGCAGATCAGTGTTGCTTAA
- a CDS encoding TauD/TfdA family dioxygenase, with translation MSAATASPSAATAAPQTFEIRPFSGAVGAEIIGLDLTRPINDQDFARIHRAHLDHHVVVFRDQQITPQQQIDFSRRFGVLQIHVLKQFLLAHHPEILIVSNIIENGQNIGLGDAGKFWHSDLSYKELPSLGSMLHAQELPEEGGDTLFADMHKAWDNLPEALRKAVEGRSAAHSYTARYSETKFEGNWRPTLTPEQLAQVAEVVHPIVRTHPENGRKALFVSEGFTTRIVGLPEDESKQLLDELYAHSVLPQNIYRHQWQPHDMVFWDNRSLIHLAAGCPAHLRRKLYRTTIQGDAPF, from the coding sequence ATGTCCGCAGCTACTGCTTCCCCAAGCGCCGCGACCGCCGCGCCGCAAACCTTCGAAATTCGTCCGTTCAGCGGTGCCGTCGGCGCCGAGATCATCGGTCTTGACCTCACCCGGCCGATCAATGATCAGGACTTCGCGCGCATTCATCGCGCGCATCTGGATCATCACGTCGTAGTGTTCCGTGACCAGCAAATCACCCCACAGCAACAGATCGACTTCAGCCGCCGCTTCGGCGTGTTGCAGATCCACGTGCTCAAGCAGTTCCTGCTGGCCCACCACCCGGAAATCCTCATCGTTTCCAACATCATCGAAAACGGCCAGAACATCGGCCTCGGCGATGCCGGCAAATTCTGGCACTCCGACCTCTCCTATAAGGAGCTGCCAAGCCTCGGCTCCATGCTCCACGCACAGGAGTTGCCAGAGGAGGGCGGCGACACGCTGTTTGCCGACATGCACAAAGCCTGGGACAACCTGCCAGAAGCGTTGCGCAAAGCGGTCGAAGGCCGCAGCGCTGCGCATTCCTACACGGCGCGCTACAGCGAAACGAAATTCGAAGGCAACTGGCGCCCGACCCTGACCCCGGAACAACTGGCCCAGGTTGCCGAAGTGGTGCATCCGATCGTGCGCACTCACCCGGAAAACGGCCGCAAGGCGCTGTTCGTCAGCGAAGGTTTCACCACGCGCATCGTCGGTTTGCCAGAGGACGAGAGCAAACAGCTGCTCGACGAGCTCTACGCCCATAGCGTGCTGCCACAAAACATCTACCGCCATCAGTGGCAGCCCCACGACATGGTGTTCTGGGACAACCGCTCACTGATCCATCTCGCCGCCGGCTGCCCGGCGCACCTGCGCCGCAAGCTGTATCGCACGACCATTCAGGGCGATGCGCCTTTCTGA
- a CDS encoding ABC transporter ATP-binding protein, translating to MNAPLQGHAASNPVASTQALLAVDQVSLEYRTPQRVVRATHQVSFEVDQQDRFVLLGPSGCGKSTLLKAVAGFIAPCEGEIRLQGQRVDAPGPDRIVVFQEFDQLPPWKTVKQNVMFPLLASRTLKKKEAEERALHYLEKVGLAAFADAYPHTLSGGMKARVAIARALAMQPKILLMDEPFAALDALTRRKMQEELLLLWEEVRFTLLFVTHSIEEALVVGNRILLLSPHPGRVRAEVHSHQYNLQSLGGVAFQESARRIHRLLFDEGQSPETELDHDFNDIRIAY from the coding sequence ATGAACGCCCCTTTGCAAGGCCACGCGGCCAGCAACCCGGTCGCCAGCACGCAAGCGTTGCTGGCGGTCGATCAAGTCAGCCTCGAATACCGCACGCCGCAACGGGTGGTGCGGGCGACTCATCAGGTCAGTTTCGAAGTCGATCAGCAGGATCGCTTTGTGCTCCTCGGCCCGTCCGGTTGCGGCAAATCGACGTTGCTCAAAGCCGTCGCCGGGTTCATTGCGCCGTGCGAAGGCGAGATTCGTCTGCAAGGCCAGCGTGTCGATGCGCCGGGGCCGGACCGGATCGTGGTGTTTCAGGAGTTCGATCAACTGCCACCGTGGAAAACAGTGAAGCAGAACGTAATGTTCCCGCTGCTGGCCTCGCGAACGCTAAAGAAAAAAGAGGCTGAAGAACGCGCGCTGCACTATCTGGAAAAAGTCGGTCTGGCGGCGTTCGCCGATGCTTATCCGCACACCTTGTCCGGTGGCATGAAGGCACGAGTGGCGATTGCCCGCGCGTTGGCGATGCAGCCGAAAATCCTCCTGATGGATGAGCCGTTTGCCGCGCTGGATGCGCTGACCCGGCGCAAGATGCAGGAAGAGTTGCTGCTGCTCTGGGAAGAAGTGCGCTTCACCTTGCTGTTCGTGACTCACTCGATTGAAGAGGCGCTGGTGGTGGGCAATCGCATCTTGCTGTTGTCGCCGCATCCGGGGCGGGTGAGGGCCGAGGTGCACAGCCATCAATACAACTTGCAAAGCCTTGGCGGTGTGGCGTTTCAGGAATCGGCGCGGCGCATTCATCGGCTGTTGTTCGATGAAGGGCAGTCGCCGGAAACCGAACTGGACCACGATTTCAACGACATTCGCATCGCTTATTGA